Proteins encoded in a region of the Halioglobus maricola genome:
- a CDS encoding ATP-binding protein, producing MFCKRIIYVNWGNIPNMECDFGPINLFSGGNGSGKTTAADGLQSLMTAAYENLYNYNPGQDETTQRGRGGKQVRTLASYVMGCDDGSYSRLRMTDGYIAGIFHPTQGESAEPFTAVMCVRAKLDESTSPKQARQEEIKFLIVPGHELSLDHFILEEKIGKTVVTFERVDQSLQIKLGKSAVEVYDKKGQYLRRLYGAFKGSSSAVSDREAKHAARTFSNFMAYKPVKSISEFVANQILEPKDISDDIRQVAELMKTIHGMEEETRTINDAIVNLDNALSSSESYIASWLDLCVTEYAEVARQNKVKQGDYLAAKDQQRNNEQSISEMQRDIEQSIEKRKHVHSQLVEFEAQRRGIDTLKTKDELDKSIEFIKGRLTGVAGPFLTQNQKFGKNHTAAKELSSKLKQTSLGVDIPYVDTAGFNRLLKQVIDGPADSNIDAQQLFTKDWVNIASLEHSLDEVVNLESTHNAFAAMLSDNERDGSTKNLRDQVLSLHGTKHGQMARVEEQVRSKEKEIQKLQGHTVSYPPHISAAVEAIEKQCPSAKPVVLCDYIEVSDPKWQMAIEGYMGGARFSILVEPDYEADAIRLVRSLKGRRNSAKIIQGRKAQNDAQRKCSEPGSILDVMTFTHKYAEYFVQASYGNLLRVSNENELKDQRRAVTPDGLGSGNYSMFRCDISDGELVFGQGARERALIAKNNELKQLSGQLELVSAEYHRVGRIKDLMDQVRPIHCTSMINEMLSLYRDLQAAEYQLESLDLSDFEELEERLEALNSEHEAIDQSIQALNKTLGNHQKESTTLKEKVERLADEKEKLEEEQGTKEELVVKAAQIYPSHDASQRLVHADAQAAQAGSDFDFSDVIERAKADLEKFDRDLYYQVSAHNQNSNSYNVIVFPENFGPKHDDTYFKKIVGLKTEIEVVNNILNNNVLVGKQEKLGELKESFNTAFVTNLCHSIYQAINDGRRLLDDLNSELDNHVFGTDKERFSFAYKWVPEFYDFYRFFKEIIEIPSLGDGTTLFDAELSDKSIEVRDRLMSMLLDKDTQFALRELERISDYRNYRHYEIYKTPENKEQIALSTYGTGSGGQLETPAYIIRSAAVTSAFKFNEGNAHCRMVLVDEAFSKMDETRSREVINYLTEALGLQLIFIMPTSKSGPFLDLISNQVVFSKCPSEEKIGELETQVLVDRKTCNKDKIKALWANHRKTVSQQVMLDFMEDVV from the coding sequence ATGTTTTGTAAGCGCATTATCTACGTAAACTGGGGCAATATCCCCAATATGGAGTGCGACTTTGGCCCTATCAACCTGTTTTCAGGTGGTAATGGTTCGGGTAAAACCACTGCGGCAGACGGTCTCCAATCATTAATGACCGCAGCCTATGAGAATCTGTATAACTACAATCCTGGGCAGGATGAAACCACTCAAAGAGGCCGTGGTGGAAAACAGGTACGCACGCTAGCCTCCTATGTAATGGGGTGCGACGATGGAAGTTATTCTCGCTTACGTATGACGGATGGTTACATTGCGGGTATCTTCCACCCCACTCAAGGCGAGTCGGCGGAGCCCTTTACCGCAGTCATGTGTGTGCGTGCAAAGCTAGATGAAAGTACCAGTCCCAAACAGGCAAGGCAGGAAGAAATAAAATTCCTGATTGTGCCAGGTCATGAGTTGTCTCTAGACCACTTCATTCTAGAGGAGAAAATCGGGAAAACTGTTGTTACTTTTGAGCGAGTAGACCAGAGTCTCCAGATAAAGCTAGGAAAGAGTGCGGTCGAGGTATATGACAAGAAAGGCCAATACCTACGTCGCCTCTATGGAGCGTTCAAAGGGTCTTCTTCCGCAGTATCGGACCGGGAAGCAAAGCATGCTGCCAGAACGTTCTCCAACTTCATGGCTTACAAACCGGTGAAAAGCATCTCAGAGTTTGTGGCCAACCAGATACTGGAACCTAAGGATATCTCTGATGACATCCGTCAGGTCGCAGAACTCATGAAGACAATACACGGAATGGAGGAAGAAACGCGAACCATCAACGATGCTATTGTGAATCTAGACAACGCTCTCTCCTCTTCAGAATCCTACATAGCCAGTTGGCTAGATTTGTGCGTTACCGAGTACGCCGAAGTTGCACGTCAAAACAAAGTTAAGCAAGGGGACTATCTCGCAGCAAAGGATCAACAGCGTAACAACGAGCAATCGATTAGTGAAATGCAAAGGGACATCGAGCAATCGATCGAGAAACGAAAGCACGTTCATAGCCAACTTGTCGAATTCGAAGCGCAGCGTCGGGGCATTGATACACTTAAAACCAAGGATGAACTTGATAAGTCTATTGAGTTCATTAAGGGGAGGCTCACTGGCGTCGCTGGGCCTTTCCTGACACAGAACCAGAAATTTGGGAAGAATCATACTGCGGCTAAGGAGCTGTCCTCTAAACTCAAGCAGACTTCTCTAGGAGTCGACATCCCCTACGTGGATACTGCCGGTTTCAACAGATTGTTAAAGCAGGTGATAGATGGACCTGCTGACAGCAATATTGACGCACAGCAGTTGTTCACTAAGGACTGGGTGAATATTGCCTCACTGGAGCACTCGCTCGATGAAGTGGTAAATCTTGAGTCGACTCACAACGCTTTTGCGGCAATGCTTAGTGATAACGAGCGTGATGGTTCTACTAAAAACCTTCGTGATCAGGTGTTGTCTCTACATGGTACCAAGCACGGACAAATGGCCCGCGTCGAGGAACAGGTCAGATCAAAAGAGAAAGAGATACAAAAGCTTCAGGGCCATACCGTTAGCTATCCTCCTCATATCTCTGCGGCAGTTGAAGCGATTGAAAAACAGTGCCCCAGTGCAAAACCAGTTGTACTCTGTGACTACATTGAAGTCTCAGATCCTAAGTGGCAAATGGCGATTGAAGGTTATATGGGGGGGGCCAGGTTTTCGATATTGGTTGAGCCTGACTATGAAGCGGATGCTATACGGCTAGTTCGCTCTCTGAAAGGCAGGCGTAATTCCGCCAAAATTATTCAGGGAAGAAAGGCCCAAAATGATGCCCAGCGTAAATGCTCTGAACCAGGTTCAATCCTGGACGTGATGACCTTTACTCACAAATATGCTGAATATTTTGTGCAAGCCTCTTACGGCAATCTCTTGCGGGTAAGTAACGAAAATGAACTTAAGGACCAGCGTCGAGCTGTCACACCTGATGGCCTGGGTTCTGGTAACTACAGCATGTTTCGGTGTGATATTAGTGATGGTGAACTCGTATTTGGCCAAGGCGCTCGAGAACGAGCGCTAATCGCTAAAAATAACGAACTTAAGCAATTAAGTGGCCAGCTTGAATTAGTCTCTGCTGAATACCACCGCGTAGGTCGTATAAAAGATCTCATGGATCAAGTACGGCCTATACATTGCACCTCTATGATTAATGAAATGCTGTCTCTTTATCGTGACCTCCAGGCGGCCGAATATCAGCTTGAGTCACTCGATCTATCGGACTTTGAGGAGCTCGAAGAGAGATTAGAAGCACTCAATTCCGAGCACGAAGCCATTGATCAGAGTATTCAAGCCTTAAATAAAACCTTGGGCAACCACCAAAAGGAGTCAACCACTTTAAAGGAAAAGGTAGAGCGACTGGCTGATGAAAAGGAAAAACTTGAAGAAGAACAAGGTACCAAGGAAGAACTTGTAGTTAAGGCAGCACAGATCTACCCTAGTCATGATGCATCTCAAAGATTAGTACACGCGGACGCGCAAGCGGCACAAGCAGGCAGTGATTTTGATTTTTCTGATGTCATTGAGAGAGCCAAAGCAGATCTAGAAAAGTTTGATCGCGATCTTTACTATCAAGTCTCTGCCCATAATCAAAATAGCAACAGCTACAACGTCATCGTGTTCCCCGAGAATTTTGGGCCTAAACACGACGACACCTACTTCAAGAAGATTGTTGGCCTCAAAACCGAGATAGAGGTCGTAAACAACATACTCAACAATAATGTATTAGTGGGCAAGCAAGAGAAGCTGGGAGAGTTAAAAGAGAGCTTCAATACAGCGTTTGTGACAAATCTTTGCCATTCAATCTACCAGGCCATCAACGATGGTCGGCGTTTGTTGGATGATCTGAACAGCGAGCTCGATAATCATGTCTTTGGTACGGATAAAGAACGTTTTAGTTTCGCCTATAAATGGGTTCCGGAGTTCTATGATTTCTATCGCTTCTTCAAGGAGATAATCGAAATTCCAAGCTTGGGCGATGGGACTACCCTATTCGATGCCGAACTGAGCGATAAATCTATAGAAGTCCGTGACCGACTGATGTCTATGCTATTGGACAAGGACACTCAGTTTGCCCTACGAGAACTGGAACGCATCAGTGATTACAGAAACTATCGGCACTATGAAATCTATAAAACCCCGGAGAACAAGGAACAGATTGCGCTTAGTACCTATGGAACTGGTTCTGGCGGCCAACTAGAAACGCCAGCCTACATCATTCGATCAGCGGCTGTGACATCAGCCTTTAAATTCAACGAGGGAAATGCACATTGCAGAATGGTTCTCGTGGATGAAGCTTTCTCCAAAATGGATGAAACGCGCTCTCGCGAGGTGATTAACTACCTTACCGAAGCTTTGGGTCTACAACTAATTTTCATCATGCCCACTAGTAAATCAGGACCATTCCTAGATCTGATTAGCAATCAGGTCGTCTTCAGCAAATGTCCTTCTGAAGAAAAGATTGGAGAACTAGAAACACAGGTACTGGTGGATAGAAAAACCTGCAACAAGGATAAAATCAAGGCCCTGTGGGCGAATCATAGAAAGACTGTCAGCCAACAAGTCATGTTGGACTTTATGGAAGACGTGGTGTGA
- a CDS encoding DUF4194 domain-containing protein, with protein MITDVIQEALSQSHISNDEFSELVIRLLDHGVITREKSQVETQLYDRYVQCEDLVEDYLSPLKVRIQHDRKFGFIRLFPPGATVSGMPDIEDTPFNGGFRVKPSQQDIATILVLRVEYEKSLREGHVDENGCVLIAMESVAISHKSLLKRPLPEVQGERLAIFKKLRQLRLIDFNLEESIGDKDSWVSIQPSIATFVSDDVLSTLYPIEGAMNNKEPRHVL; from the coding sequence ATGATAACGGACGTTATTCAAGAAGCGCTGAGTCAAAGCCATATATCTAATGACGAGTTTTCTGAACTAGTGATACGGCTACTGGATCACGGTGTGATCACACGTGAAAAAAGCCAGGTAGAGACCCAATTGTACGACCGCTATGTACAGTGTGAGGATCTAGTCGAGGACTATTTGTCACCACTCAAGGTTCGCATTCAGCATGACCGAAAGTTTGGATTTATTCGATTATTTCCACCCGGAGCAACGGTTTCAGGTATGCCAGACATTGAAGACACGCCATTCAATGGAGGTTTTCGCGTTAAACCCAGCCAACAGGACATTGCCACCATTCTGGTACTGCGTGTGGAATATGAGAAATCCCTTCGTGAGGGGCACGTTGATGAGAACGGTTGCGTCTTAATAGCAATGGAGAGCGTTGCCATTTCCCATAAGAGTCTACTGAAGCGGCCTTTACCTGAGGTCCAAGGTGAGCGCTTAGCGATCTTCAAGAAGCTGCGCCAATTGCGACTGATCGATTTCAATTTGGAAGAAAGTATTGGTGATAAGGATAGTTGGGTCAGTATTCAACCGTCGATTGCCACGTTTGTCAGCGACGATGTACTCAGTACGCTGTATCCGATTGAAGGAGCTATGAACAATAAGGAACCCCGGCATGTTTTGTAA
- a CDS encoding Wadjet anti-phage system protein JetA family protein — translation MFFTDERFNFFRPLTSKYREQVVQCLSLLYERQYSSNADYGSSLSREQLIEIFEEAIARSSSHIFEDEGATKEQRFKSHRDQATWTLNQLLEAGWLEKQVDTATLQSTFPFSRMGRIFTLALVESDNTQIRTRHRNTRNTLNALEAFHRRGEIYDLLDAYEYSERIITDFTDVISELEERKRELVREVEAQQLAQQATDHFFDFMEKRFTPDIAVRLSADSVEKHREDINKSIRKIKRKSREEKADAEKSLRRTVPDLCQHERSYLIHILETIDQRMRNASEIMLPALRRSLNSFTRRADIIIRQISYMNSHNNNDLVEICAELSDLSDSDYEERMALASDLMATMSVALVDPKQIRLNERKQKQWVDSSVHEQKAIDKDAQRDLMIQQVLDQAFMINRKHVSDYVVSSLKAGKRISTRDLSVDDAKDLIAMAHVIEIGAVNNLNSDLEFRVTPTGNQVTDSEYYGCYDEFTIELVRDDRQHKNEL, via the coding sequence ATGTTTTTTACTGACGAACGATTCAATTTTTTCAGGCCACTGACGAGCAAATACCGTGAGCAGGTTGTGCAGTGCCTGTCACTGCTCTATGAACGTCAATACAGCTCAAATGCGGATTATGGGTCCTCCCTCAGCCGCGAGCAGCTAATAGAAATCTTTGAAGAAGCCATAGCACGCTCCTCCTCCCATATCTTCGAAGACGAAGGGGCCACCAAGGAACAGCGGTTTAAATCACATCGAGATCAAGCCACCTGGACACTAAACCAGCTTCTCGAGGCAGGATGGCTTGAAAAACAAGTGGATACGGCCACTTTGCAGTCGACATTTCCATTCAGCCGAATGGGCAGGATTTTTACCCTCGCCCTGGTAGAGTCTGACAATACCCAGATTCGTACTCGACACCGCAATACTCGCAATACACTCAACGCCCTGGAGGCATTCCATCGTCGTGGTGAGATCTATGATCTACTAGATGCTTATGAGTACTCTGAACGAATCATCACGGACTTTACCGATGTCATCTCTGAACTAGAAGAACGTAAACGTGAACTGGTCCGGGAAGTAGAAGCACAGCAACTAGCGCAACAGGCCACTGACCACTTTTTTGATTTTATGGAGAAACGCTTTACGCCGGATATAGCGGTCCGACTTTCTGCTGATAGCGTCGAAAAACACCGCGAAGATATCAATAAATCGATAAGAAAAATCAAAAGGAAAAGCCGAGAAGAAAAGGCGGATGCAGAGAAGTCACTTCGTAGGACCGTTCCAGACCTTTGTCAACATGAGCGGTCCTATCTCATTCATATTCTCGAAACGATTGATCAGCGCATGCGGAACGCATCAGAAATCATGTTGCCTGCGCTGCGACGTTCACTTAACAGTTTTACCCGCAGAGCAGACATCATCATCCGTCAAATCAGCTACATGAACAGCCATAACAATAATGATCTCGTGGAGATTTGTGCCGAGTTATCCGATTTATCGGATTCGGACTATGAAGAACGCATGGCCCTAGCTTCCGATCTGATGGCTACGATGAGCGTTGCTCTGGTAGACCCTAAGCAGATACGGCTCAATGAGCGCAAACAGAAGCAATGGGTGGATAGCTCAGTACATGAGCAGAAAGCTATCGATAAGGACGCTCAGCGAGACTTGATGATACAGCAAGTACTTGATCAAGCCTTCATGATCAATCGAAAACACGTCAGTGATTATGTTGTGAGCTCGCTTAAGGCAGGCAAGCGGATATCAACTCGCGACCTGTCAGTCGATGACGCGAAAGACCTGATTGCGATGGCGCATGTCATCGAGATTGGGGCAGTGAATAATCTGAATTCAGATTTGGAGTTTCGGGTTACCCCGACAGGCAACCAAGTTACTGATTCTGAATACTATGGATGTTATGACGAATTCACCATCGAATTGGTAAGAGATGATCGTCAACATAAGAATGAGCTTTAA
- a CDS encoding DUF6988 family protein produces MCVFEETDSLAKKWGQVIQLPLANSSERLQVSDVAASLSLEYWESVRLLLRDDLLPSAVVLHRAQFEAITRSLWLAYAASDTQVSKLTVHLSFESEQAAKNMPQVMKMMESLEKSGPHEAFSALARFKDNSWKALNSYAHAGVHPISRHRDGYPTELLQDVLRNANGLALISCMHAVVLSGQQTLQRDLLQIAAEYPECMPPPL; encoded by the coding sequence ATGTGTGTATTTGAAGAAACGGACAGCCTTGCTAAGAAGTGGGGCCAGGTCATCCAGCTACCGCTGGCCAATAGCTCGGAGCGGCTGCAAGTCAGTGATGTCGCGGCCTCTTTGTCGCTCGAGTACTGGGAATCAGTACGCCTACTACTGCGAGACGACTTATTACCCTCAGCTGTAGTACTTCACCGGGCTCAATTTGAGGCTATTACGAGATCTCTATGGCTTGCCTATGCAGCCAGTGATACACAAGTCTCCAAATTGACTGTACATCTCTCGTTCGAATCAGAGCAAGCGGCGAAGAACATGCCTCAAGTCATGAAGATGATGGAATCACTAGAAAAAAGTGGCCCTCATGAGGCCTTCTCAGCCCTTGCCCGCTTTAAGGACAACTCCTGGAAAGCGTTGAATTCGTACGCGCACGCAGGGGTCCATCCAATCAGCAGACATCGGGACGGATATCCGACTGAATTACTTCAGGATGTTCTCCGAAATGCGAATGGGTTGGCCTTAATTTCTTGTATGCATGCAGTTGTTCTCTCAGGTCAACAAACGCTACAGCGCGACCTACTACAGATAGCTGCGGAATATCCAGAGTGCATGCCGCCGCCACTATAG
- a CDS encoding GIY-YIG nuclease family protein: protein MIDLITEELLTRRIPARYGGQVIPDRPGYYAIFVTCSGDLPGWLRCAIDQSGLLYLGIARKSLETRLFRQELRHKSPATFFRGLGATLGYRPPVGSLCGKSNQKNYKFSPENTAAIITWIDANLEISWVVSDMPEHKVEKAMIRKLAPPMNTAHNQKALPQLSQLRVECREIACRGSQASRNGSQE, encoded by the coding sequence ATGATTGATCTAATCACTGAGGAGCTATTAACACGGAGGATCCCGGCAAGATACGGTGGTCAAGTAATTCCTGATCGTCCGGGGTATTACGCCATTTTCGTTACTTGTTCTGGTGATCTTCCAGGTTGGCTGCGGTGTGCTATCGATCAAAGTGGACTGCTGTATCTGGGCATCGCGAGGAAATCACTAGAGACAAGGCTCTTCCGCCAGGAACTCCGACATAAAAGCCCTGCCACGTTCTTTCGGGGGCTTGGTGCTACATTAGGTTATCGACCTCCCGTGGGCTCTCTTTGTGGGAAAAGTAACCAAAAAAACTACAAATTTTCGCCAGAGAACACGGCGGCGATTATCACCTGGATAGATGCCAACCTTGAAATTTCCTGGGTTGTTTCAGATATGCCTGAGCACAAGGTTGAGAAAGCTATGATCCGAAAACTCGCTCCGCCAATGAATACTGCGCATAATCAGAAGGCACTTCCTCAGTTATCTCAACTCAGAGTTGAATGCAGGGAAATTGCATGTCGTGGATCACAAGCCTCACGTAATGGCTCTCAAGAGTAG
- a CDS encoding type I restriction enzyme endonuclease domain-containing protein, whose product MEQKIEDIRYIARSILGRSDDETERWLFSPCPELGSRIPAIECQYLEGEMAVLRWLARTAKLEKEITGCNDTQEELDLLRKLDWMRQTLAAVVVSEEQGEVEKFAKWNLDIKPHRQLIKQGFETTDGKRIDMESAFKSEEHPFRVAIVCAMWLTGFDVPSLSTLYLDKPLKAHTLMQAIARANRVYEGKNNGLIVDYCGILKNLRKALATFAGYKGEGDDTTDPPPGSDPTKPKEELLADLEEAIESVRGYLEHRSFRLEDVLEKTGFERNKAIIDAKEAINESDETRKRFEIICREVFKKFKAGLSIKGVNDYRHAYDAIHIIYKSLKDDVDKADISDIMQALHKIVEECIEPKEVRDAKTSKLYDISQIDFDRLRREFERSPARNTTVHSLKEIIEKKLLIMLMQNPTRMDFQRRYEEIVDEYNNEKDRVTIEQTFEALLILAVGLSEEEKRAVKEGLNEKSLALFDLLLKPELEKREIERIKKVAEGLYRTLKEELARLHNFTERQGARDQIKVKIKDFLWDDKTGLPGSFAPEEVDEKTEAVFQHLVLSARNETTRSAFEL is encoded by the coding sequence ATGGAACAAAAAATTGAAGACATACGTTACATCGCCAGGTCCATTCTTGGCCGGTCCGACGATGAGACGGAAAGGTGGTTGTTTTCCCCTTGTCCAGAGCTAGGCTCAAGAATTCCCGCCATCGAGTGTCAGTACCTTGAAGGCGAGATGGCCGTGCTCAGGTGGCTCGCACGCACCGCCAAGCTCGAGAAAGAGATAACTGGCTGTAACGATACCCAGGAGGAGCTTGACTTACTACGCAAGCTGGACTGGATGCGTCAGACACTTGCTGCCGTAGTAGTGAGTGAGGAGCAGGGAGAGGTAGAGAAGTTCGCAAAATGGAATCTTGATATCAAACCGCATCGACAGCTAATCAAGCAGGGTTTCGAGACCACCGATGGCAAGCGAATTGACATGGAATCCGCCTTCAAGAGCGAAGAGCATCCCTTCCGTGTCGCGATAGTCTGTGCAATGTGGCTGACCGGCTTTGATGTGCCGAGCCTTTCAACGCTGTATCTGGATAAGCCGCTTAAAGCTCACACGCTCATGCAGGCGATAGCCCGGGCCAACAGGGTGTATGAGGGCAAAAATAACGGTCTTATCGTTGATTATTGCGGCATTCTAAAGAATTTACGGAAGGCACTGGCGACCTTTGCCGGATATAAAGGGGAGGGGGATGATACGACCGACCCGCCGCCGGGAAGTGACCCTACTAAGCCCAAAGAAGAGCTACTGGCGGATCTGGAGGAGGCCATCGAATCGGTGCGCGGCTATCTGGAGCATCGCTCATTCCGCCTTGAAGATGTGCTAGAGAAGACAGGCTTCGAGCGAAACAAAGCTATCATTGATGCTAAAGAAGCGATTAATGAAAGCGATGAAACTAGAAAGCGCTTTGAGATTATCTGTCGCGAGGTCTTCAAAAAGTTTAAAGCCGGCCTGTCAATCAAGGGCGTGAATGACTATCGCCATGCTTATGACGCTATCCACATTATCTATAAGAGCCTGAAAGACGATGTAGATAAAGCCGACATTTCCGATATTATGCAAGCGCTACACAAGATAGTCGAAGAATGCATCGAGCCCAAGGAAGTAAGAGATGCAAAAACCAGCAAGCTATATGACATTAGTCAGATCGATTTTGACCGACTTCGAAGAGAGTTCGAACGCTCTCCTGCGAGGAACACTACTGTCCACAGTCTAAAGGAAATTATCGAAAAGAAGCTTCTGATAATGTTAATGCAAAACCCTACGAGAATGGACTTCCAGCGGCGCTATGAGGAAATTGTTGATGAATATAACAACGAAAAGGATCGAGTTACCATTGAGCAGACTTTCGAGGCACTACTAATACTAGCTGTAGGATTAAGCGAAGAGGAAAAACGCGCTGTCAAAGAGGGGCTCAATGAAAAATCCCTGGCACTGTTTGATTTGCTGTTGAAGCCGGAGCTTGAGAAACGAGAAATCGAGCGTATAAAGAAAGTGGCAGAAGGTCTCTACAGGACACTAAAAGAAGAGCTAGCACGGCTCCATAACTTCACCGAGCGCCAAGGCGCAAGAGATCAAATTAAGGTGAAGATTAAGGACTTCCTCTGGGATGACAAGACTGGTCTCCCAGGGAGCTTCGCCCCGGAAGAAGTGGACGAGAAGACAGAAGCCGTCTTCCAACATCTAGTTCTTTCAGCGCGAAACGAGACAACTCGTTCTGCCTTCGAACTATAA
- a CDS encoding Shedu immune nuclease family protein, which produces MARIYPTRIGVPEPGELSIEEYHSGFIGVFYIPPHERLREARLKSEKPELYKRHILDVDITKDFVSIYPLNTLPRNSGFLEPKYDVVRSITLEGFGFGLPESTEEVIEMLEELPSAFIKDYDFGLGLLKDFMPIIDFLEQVGIEHLVISKTAETHISEKDSIFTMKYREFEEFRKSMNRITNRARLASKKIKSVTTNNLIAYFLDNEDYPQKPYFVGNDALTRLIARSSPSIPQGLSKSEQKKAVALIEENKKAIAKDSPESLVKLQNTIELVTLEQLIEKYERMMQRRLSESHWQNLLNQNPFILNLAFGYPIVKIHDQASVGGRKLTGEGDKITDFLVKNSMTNNCAIFEIKTPQTKLLNKTPYRESVYTPSKDVAGSVNQVLDQKYKFQKEIAMLKENTGIYDMEAYATQCVLIVGTVPEDKEERKSFELFRRNSKDVEIVTFDELLNKLKDLRDFLLEDSESS; this is translated from the coding sequence ATGGCTCGAATTTATCCCACCAGAATTGGTGTTCCTGAGCCTGGTGAACTCTCCATCGAGGAATACCACTCAGGGTTTATTGGAGTCTTCTATATTCCACCTCACGAGCGCTTAAGAGAGGCGAGACTAAAATCTGAGAAGCCCGAACTATATAAGCGGCATATCCTAGATGTTGATATCACGAAAGACTTCGTATCAATCTATCCGCTGAATACACTGCCTCGAAACTCGGGTTTTCTCGAGCCGAAATATGATGTGGTTCGTAGTATAACGCTAGAAGGTTTTGGCTTCGGATTACCAGAATCAACTGAAGAAGTGATAGAAATGTTGGAAGAATTGCCTTCGGCATTTATAAAAGACTATGACTTTGGGTTGGGTTTATTGAAAGACTTCATGCCGATTATCGACTTTCTGGAGCAGGTAGGTATTGAGCACTTAGTAATTAGTAAGACAGCCGAGACTCACATTTCAGAAAAAGACTCGATATTCACAATGAAATATCGAGAGTTTGAGGAGTTCCGGAAAAGCATGAATAGAATTACGAATCGTGCACGTCTAGCATCAAAGAAGATAAAGTCAGTTACTACGAACAACCTAATCGCATATTTTCTTGATAATGAAGATTACCCGCAGAAGCCCTATTTTGTTGGCAACGATGCGTTAACAAGATTAATTGCAAGATCCTCACCTTCAATACCTCAAGGTCTTTCAAAGTCTGAGCAGAAAAAGGCCGTTGCTCTGATTGAAGAGAACAAGAAGGCAATTGCGAAAGATAGCCCGGAAAGTCTCGTTAAACTTCAGAATACGATAGAGCTTGTTACTTTGGAGCAGCTGATTGAGAAGTATGAACGGATGATGCAGCGCCGATTGTCAGAGAGTCACTGGCAGAATTTGCTCAATCAGAACCCGTTCATTCTCAATCTGGCGTTCGGTTATCCCATTGTAAAAATCCATGATCAAGCTTCGGTTGGCGGAAGAAAGTTAACCGGAGAGGGGGATAAGATTACTGACTTTTTGGTTAAAAACAGTATGACAAACAATTGTGCAATATTCGAAATAAAAACGCCTCAAACAAAGCTACTGAACAAGACGCCATACCGTGAAAGTGTCTATACACCATCCAAGGATGTGGCTGGCTCTGTTAATCAAGTGCTAGACCAGAAATACAAATTCCAAAAAGAAATTGCGATGTTAAAGGAGAACACTGGAATTTACGACATGGAGGCCTATGCAACACAATGTGTTTTGATTGTCGGAACTGTTCCTGAAGATAAAGAGGAGAGAAAGTCATTTGAGCTTTTCCGAAGAAATTCAAAGGATGTAGAGATAGTCACATTTGACGAACTACTAAACAAGCTTAAAGATTTGCGTGATTTTCTGTTAGAAGATAGCGAGAGCAGCTGA